One window of Streptomyces sp. NBC_00273 genomic DNA carries:
- a CDS encoding 6-phosphofructokinase, protein MRIGVLTSGGDCPGLNAVIRSVVHRAVVDHGDEVIGFLDGWKGLLEADYRKLDLDAVGGILARGGTILGSSRVQPAHLRDGVERARGHVADLGLDAIIPIGGEGTLKAANLLSQAGLPIVGVPKTIDNDIASTDVTFGFDTAVGVATEALDRLKTTAESHQRVMVVEVMGRHTGWIALHSGMAAGAHAIVVPERPFDIEQLTEIVGERFSAGKRFAIVVVAEGAKPRPGSMDLEEGGVDMYGHERFAGIGNRLAVELEHRLGKEARPVILGHVQRGGTPTAYDRVLATRFGWHAVEAAHRGEFGMLTALRGTDIVMVPLAEATSTLKTVPADRYDEAQTVL, encoded by the coding sequence ATGCGCATAGGTGTGCTCACTTCCGGTGGCGACTGCCCCGGTCTCAACGCCGTCATCCGCTCCGTCGTGCACCGTGCCGTGGTCGACCACGGCGATGAGGTGATCGGCTTCCTCGACGGCTGGAAGGGCCTGCTGGAGGCGGACTACCGCAAGCTCGACCTCGACGCCGTCGGCGGCATCCTCGCCCGCGGCGGCACCATCCTCGGCTCTTCCCGGGTCCAGCCGGCGCACCTGCGCGACGGCGTGGAGCGCGCCCGCGGCCACGTCGCGGACCTCGGCCTCGACGCGATCATCCCGATCGGCGGCGAGGGCACCCTGAAGGCGGCGAACCTGCTCTCGCAGGCCGGTCTGCCCATCGTCGGCGTCCCGAAGACCATCGACAACGACATCGCCTCCACCGACGTCACCTTCGGCTTCGACACCGCCGTCGGGGTGGCCACGGAGGCGCTGGACCGGCTGAAGACCACCGCCGAGTCCCACCAGCGGGTGATGGTCGTGGAGGTCATGGGCCGCCACACGGGCTGGATCGCCCTGCACTCGGGCATGGCGGCCGGCGCGCACGCGATCGTCGTGCCGGAGCGCCCCTTCGACATCGAGCAGCTGACGGAGATCGTCGGCGAGCGCTTCTCCGCGGGCAAGCGGTTCGCGATCGTCGTGGTCGCCGAGGGCGCCAAGCCGCGGCCCGGGTCGATGGACCTGGAGGAGGGCGGCGTCGACATGTACGGGCACGAGCGGTTCGCCGGCATCGGCAACCGTCTCGCCGTGGAGCTGGAGCACCGCCTGGGCAAGGAGGCCCGGCCGGTCATCCTGGGCCACGTGCAGCGCGGCGGCACGCCCACCGCGTACGACCGGGTCCTCGCCACCCGCTTCGGCTGGCACGCGGTGGAGGCGGCGCACCGGGGCGAGTTCGGCATGCTGACCGCGCTGCGCGGGACGGACATCGTGATGGTGCCGCTCGCCGAGGCGACGTCGACCCTCAAGACGGTTCCGGCCGACCGCTACGACGAGGCGCAGACGGTTCTCTGA
- a CDS encoding urease accessory protein UreD — MRATARIHAVADGRGGTALPLLAGEGPLALRRTRSSSGAEAGVMLVGAMSAPLGGDHLTIEATAGPEAQLALASAAATLALPGRSGEPARYDVHLVVGEGASVRWLPEPLVSVRGSDLRVRTRVRLAPTARLVLREEQVLGRTGEVPGLLRSRVTVERGGRPLLDQELACGPGAPGGWDGPAGLAGYRALGQLLVVDPAFAEDPPAAAVLGEFAAVTPLAGPAVLVTALAADALLVRELLDEACRSYGW, encoded by the coding sequence CTGCGGGCCACCGCCCGCATCCACGCCGTGGCCGACGGACGGGGCGGCACCGCCCTGCCGCTGCTCGCCGGGGAAGGGCCGCTCGCGCTGCGCCGCACGCGCTCGTCGTCGGGCGCCGAAGCCGGGGTCATGCTGGTCGGCGCGATGAGCGCCCCGCTCGGTGGGGACCACCTCACCATCGAGGCCACCGCCGGGCCCGAGGCGCAGCTCGCCCTCGCCTCGGCGGCGGCCACCCTGGCCCTGCCCGGCCGGTCCGGCGAGCCCGCACGGTACGACGTGCACCTCGTCGTGGGGGAGGGGGCATCGGTGCGGTGGCTGCCCGAGCCGCTGGTCTCGGTGCGCGGCAGCGACCTGAGGGTGCGCACCCGGGTCCGACTCGCCCCCACGGCACGGCTGGTGCTGCGCGAGGAGCAGGTGCTGGGCCGTACCGGGGAGGTTCCGGGCCTGCTGCGCAGCCGCGTCACCGTCGAGCGCGGAGGCCGCCCGCTGCTGGACCAGGAACTCGCCTGCGGCCCCGGTGCGCCCGGTGGCTGGGACGGCCCGGCGGGCCTGGCCGGGTACCGGGCGCTCGGCCAGCTCCTCGTCGTTGACCCCGCCTTCGCCGAGGATCCGCCCGCAGCCGCGGTCCTCGGGGAGTTCGCCGCGGTGACGCCGCTGGCCGGCCCGGCCGTCCTGGTGACGGCCCTGGCCGCCGACGCCCTACTCGTGCGCGAGCTGCTGGACGAGGCCTGCCGTAGCTACGGGTGGTGA
- a CDS encoding urease accessory protein UreF: MSRAALLVLADGRFPAGGHAHSGGAEAACKAGRIHDATTLEDFCRGRLHTAGLTAAALAAAAALGLDPAVLDAAADARTPSPALRTAARRLGRQLLRAARATWPAAELESLAAAFPRGAHQPVVLGITARAAGLGPGDAAHVAAYESVGGPATATVRLLGLDPFEASGVLARLAPELDAVAARAERAALRARSQGPDALPAASSPLLDISAEVHADWPVRLFAS, translated from the coding sequence ATGAGCCGCGCCGCGCTGCTCGTCCTCGCCGACGGCCGCTTCCCCGCCGGGGGGCACGCCCACTCCGGCGGGGCCGAGGCCGCCTGCAAGGCGGGCCGGATCCATGACGCCACCACACTGGAGGACTTCTGCCGGGGCCGGCTGCACACCGCCGGCCTCACCGCCGCCGCGCTCGCTGCGGCCGCCGCCCTCGGGCTCGACCCGGCCGTGCTCGACGCCGCCGCCGACGCCCGCACCCCGTCGCCGGCGCTGCGCACCGCGGCCCGGCGGCTCGGGCGGCAGCTGCTGCGCGCCGCCCGGGCCACCTGGCCCGCCGCCGAACTGGAGTCCCTGGCAGCGGCGTTCCCGCGCGGGGCCCACCAGCCCGTGGTGCTCGGCATCACCGCCCGGGCGGCCGGGCTCGGGCCCGGGGACGCCGCGCACGTGGCGGCGTACGAGAGCGTCGGCGGACCCGCCACCGCGACCGTACGGCTGCTGGGCCTGGACCCCTTCGAGGCGAGCGGGGTGCTGGCCCGGCTCGCCCCCGAACTCGACGCCGTCGCGGCCCGGGCGGAGCGGGCCGCGCTGCGAGCCCGCTCCCAGGGCCCGGACGCGCTGCCCGCGGCCTCCTCGCCGCTGCTGGACATCTCGGCGGAGGTCCATGCCGACTGGCCGGTTCGCCTCTTCGCTTCCTGA
- a CDS encoding type 1 glutamine amidotransferase, with protein sequence MSDNSLRLVWVYPDLLSTYGDQGNALVVERRARQRGLDVQRVDVRSDQPIPTSGDIYLIGGGEDRPQRLAAERLLRDGGLERAVSNGAIVFSVCAGYQILGKEFVNDQGQRQEGLGLLDVVTVRGEGERCVGDVLADIDPRLGLPQLTGFENHQGVTHLGPTAKAFARVTMGRGNGTGDGTEGAYNDTVFGTYMHGPVMARNPQIADLLLKLALDVNALPAIDDRWYEALRAERIATATQPA encoded by the coding sequence ATGAGCGACAACAGCCTGCGTCTGGTGTGGGTCTACCCGGACCTGCTGAGCACGTACGGAGACCAGGGCAACGCCCTCGTGGTGGAGCGCCGGGCGCGCCAGCGCGGCCTGGACGTGCAGCGCGTGGACGTGCGCAGCGACCAGCCGATCCCCACCTCGGGCGACATCTATCTGATCGGCGGTGGCGAGGACCGGCCGCAGCGCCTGGCCGCGGAGCGCCTGCTGCGCGACGGCGGCCTGGAGCGGGCCGTCTCGAACGGGGCGATCGTCTTCTCCGTCTGCGCCGGTTACCAGATCCTCGGCAAGGAGTTCGTCAACGACCAGGGCCAGCGCCAGGAGGGCCTCGGCCTGCTGGACGTCGTCACCGTGCGCGGTGAGGGCGAGCGGTGCGTCGGCGACGTCCTCGCGGACATCGACCCGCGCCTGGGCCTGCCGCAGCTGACGGGCTTCGAGAACCACCAGGGCGTGACCCACCTCGGCCCGACGGCCAAGGCGTTCGCCCGGGTGACCATGGGCCGCGGCAACGGCACCGGTGACGGCACCGAAGGCGCGTACAACGACACGGTGTTCGGCACGTACATGCACGGTCCCGTGATGGCCCGCAACCCGCAGATCGCGGACCTGCTGCTGAAGCTGGCCCTCGACGTGAACGCGCTGCCGGCCATAGACGACCGGTGGTACGAGGCGCTGCGCGCGGAGCGCATCGCCACCGCGACGCAGCCCGCGTAG
- a CDS encoding alpha/beta hydrolase — MIRNAALGSAATLITGTLAASLLLAPPAAAASAGSDGKVPEALGVQIAAARAARAGIDWKDCPADWGFEKPIQCGWVKVPLDYAKPYGKTIDIAVDRIGSTGTKEERQGALVYNPGGPGGSGMRFPRRVTTKSPLWVNTSKAYDFVGFDPRGVGHSAPISCIDPQEFVKAPKADPVPDSVADKRAQRKLAAEYADGCKERSGEMLPHMTTPNTARDLDVIRAGLGEKKLNYLGVSYGTYLGGVYATLFPTHVRRMIVDSVVDPSQDNIWYEANLGQDVAFQMRWNDWQDWVAKNDSVFHLGDTRAKVEAKYQELRAKAKAKPLGGVVGPAELIGFFQGAPYYDSSWVPVAQTFAAWAAGDEQALVDAIAPDMTDIKGNAAAENGNAVYTAVECADAKWPTSWSKWDRDNSKLHQKYPFLTWSNAWMNLPCATWKAKQSTPIAVGAKRGLPPVLIVQSERDAATPYKGAVELHRSLAGSRLITEKGAGSHGVTSLVNPCINTRVDAYLLTGKVDAKDVTCTPHATPVAPAPAAAKSLSSDAPAESSVFPAPEELPAVR; from the coding sequence GTGATACGCAACGCGGCGCTGGGGAGCGCCGCCACACTGATCACCGGCACACTCGCGGCGAGCCTGCTGCTGGCGCCGCCCGCCGCAGCGGCCTCCGCCGGCAGCGACGGCAAGGTGCCGGAGGCGCTGGGCGTCCAGATCGCCGCCGCCCGCGCCGCCCGGGCCGGGATCGACTGGAAGGACTGCCCGGCGGACTGGGGCTTCGAGAAGCCCATCCAGTGCGGATGGGTCAAGGTCCCGCTCGACTACGCCAAGCCGTACGGCAAGACCATCGACATCGCCGTCGACCGCATCGGCAGCACGGGGACCAAGGAGGAGCGCCAGGGCGCGCTCGTCTACAACCCCGGCGGTCCGGGTGGTTCCGGCATGCGCTTCCCGCGCCGTGTCACCACCAAGAGCCCGCTGTGGGTCAACACCTCCAAGGCCTACGACTTCGTGGGCTTCGACCCCCGCGGCGTCGGCCACTCGGCGCCGATCTCCTGCATCGACCCGCAGGAGTTCGTCAAGGCCCCCAAGGCCGACCCGGTCCCGGACTCCGTGGCCGACAAGCGCGCCCAGCGCAAGCTCGCCGCCGAGTACGCGGACGGCTGCAAGGAGCGCAGCGGCGAGATGCTGCCGCACATGACCACGCCGAACACCGCGCGCGACCTCGACGTGATCCGTGCCGGCCTCGGCGAGAAGAAGCTGAACTACCTCGGCGTCTCCTACGGCACCTACCTGGGCGGGGTCTACGCGACCCTCTTCCCGACGCACGTGCGCCGCATGATCGTCGACAGCGTGGTGGACCCGTCGCAGGACAACATCTGGTACGAGGCCAACCTCGGCCAGGACGTCGCCTTCCAGATGCGCTGGAACGACTGGCAGGACTGGGTCGCCAAGAACGACTCCGTCTTCCACCTCGGAGACACCCGCGCCAAGGTCGAGGCCAAGTATCAGGAGCTGCGCGCCAAGGCCAAGGCCAAGCCGCTCGGCGGGGTCGTCGGCCCGGCCGAGCTCATCGGCTTCTTCCAGGGCGCCCCGTACTACGACTCCTCCTGGGTGCCCGTCGCCCAGACCTTCGCGGCCTGGGCGGCCGGTGACGAGCAGGCGCTCGTCGACGCCATCGCTCCGGACATGACGGACATCAAGGGCAACGCGGCGGCGGAGAACGGCAACGCCGTCTACACCGCCGTCGAGTGCGCCGACGCGAAGTGGCCCACCAGCTGGTCCAAGTGGGACCGGGACAACAGCAAGCTGCACCAGAAGTACCCGTTCCTGACCTGGTCCAACGCGTGGATGAACCTCCCCTGCGCGACCTGGAAGGCCAAGCAGAGCACCCCGATCGCGGTCGGCGCCAAGCGCGGGCTGCCGCCCGTACTGATCGTCCAGTCCGAGCGGGACGCGGCCACGCCGTACAAGGGCGCGGTCGAACTGCACCGCAGCCTCGCCGGCTCGCGGCTGATCACCGAGAAGGGCGCGGGCTCGCACGGTGTCACCAGCCTGGTGAACCCCTGCATCAACACCCGGGTGGACGCCTACCTGCTCACCGGCAAGGTCGACGCCAAGGACGTGACGTGCACCCCGCACGCCACCCCCGTGGCCCCGGCCCCGGCCGCGGCGAAGTCCCTGTCGTCCGACGCGCCGGCCGAGTCCTCGGTCTTCCCGGCGCCGGAGGAGCTCCCCGCCGTCCGTTAA
- a CDS encoding cytochrome c oxidase assembly protein has product MDHSGHGMDMHMDMDLPPFTLGRGLEFSFDSFFLIGSLVGLALYGWGVLRLRRRGDAWPLGRTIAFTVGVLTVLLVMCTKLNDYGMVMFSVHMVQHMVISMVTPILVLLGAPVTLALRALPPAARGSKGPRELLLMLLHSRYMKVITHPAFTIPMFIASLYALYFTPLFDFLMESRTGHIAMMVHFLAVGLIFFWPIMGIDPGPHRPGYVMRMLELFAGMPFHAFFGIALMMASQPMIKTYANPPASLGIDPLLDQQWGGGIAWAFSEIPSVLVLIALVYQWYHSEQRAARRSDRAEDRNGDKELAAYNAYLASLRARGQ; this is encoded by the coding sequence ATGGATCACAGCGGGCACGGCATGGACATGCACATGGACATGGACCTGCCGCCGTTCACTCTCGGGCGCGGGCTGGAGTTCTCCTTCGACTCCTTCTTCCTGATCGGCTCGCTGGTCGGACTCGCCCTGTACGGGTGGGGCGTGCTGCGGCTGCGCCGGCGCGGGGACGCCTGGCCGCTGGGCCGGACCATCGCCTTCACCGTGGGCGTGCTGACCGTGCTCCTCGTGATGTGCACCAAGCTGAACGACTACGGCATGGTCATGTTCAGCGTCCACATGGTCCAGCACATGGTGATCAGCATGGTCACCCCGATCCTGGTGCTGCTGGGCGCCCCGGTGACGCTGGCGCTGCGTGCGCTGCCGCCCGCCGCCCGCGGCAGCAAGGGGCCGCGCGAGCTGCTGCTGATGCTGCTGCACAGCCGGTACATGAAGGTGATCACCCACCCGGCCTTCACGATCCCGATGTTCATCGCGAGCCTCTACGCCCTGTACTTCACCCCGCTCTTCGACTTCCTGATGGAGAGCCGGACCGGGCACATCGCGATGATGGTCCACTTCCTCGCGGTCGGCCTCATCTTCTTCTGGCCGATCATGGGCATCGACCCGGGCCCGCACCGGCCCGGCTACGTGATGCGGATGCTGGAACTGTTCGCGGGCATGCCCTTCCACGCCTTCTTCGGCATCGCCCTGATGATGGCGAGCCAGCCGATGATCAAGACGTACGCGAACCCGCCGGCGTCCCTCGGCATCGACCCCCTGCTCGACCAGCAGTGGGGCGGCGGCATCGCCTGGGCCTTCAGCGAGATCCCCTCGGTGCTGGTCCTGATCGCCCTCGTCTACCAGTGGTACCACTCCGAGCAGCGGGCCGCGCGGCGGTCCGACCGGGCCGAGGACCGCAACGGCGACAAGGAGCTGGCGGCGTACAACGCGTATCTCGCCTCGCTCCGAGCGCGTGGCCAGTAG
- the ureG gene encoding urease accessory protein UreG, which produces MHLDHAVTYPHRHTRSADPLRADGSRRALRIGLGGPVGSGKTATVAALCRALRTELSMAVVTNDIYTREDAEFLLREAVLPPERITAVETGACPHTAIRDDISANLEAVEELEDAFRENGRLDLILVESGGDNLTATFSRGLVDAQIFVIDVAGGDDIPRKGGPGVTTADLLVVNKTDLAPHVGSDLDRMARDAAAQRGELPVAFQSLRGPEGVGPVAAWVRERIAAWSSR; this is translated from the coding sequence ATGCACCTCGACCACGCCGTGACCTATCCCCACCGGCACACCCGCAGCGCCGATCCCCTGCGGGCCGACGGCAGCCGGCGGGCCCTGCGCATCGGACTCGGCGGGCCCGTCGGCTCCGGCAAGACCGCCACCGTCGCCGCCCTGTGCCGCGCGCTGCGTACCGAGCTGTCCATGGCCGTCGTCACCAACGACATCTACACCCGCGAGGACGCCGAGTTCCTGCTCCGCGAGGCCGTCCTGCCGCCCGAGCGGATCACCGCCGTCGAGACCGGCGCCTGTCCGCACACCGCCATCCGCGACGACATCTCCGCCAACCTGGAGGCCGTGGAGGAACTGGAGGACGCCTTCCGGGAGAACGGCCGACTGGACCTGATCCTCGTCGAGTCCGGCGGGGACAACCTCACCGCCACCTTCTCCCGCGGACTCGTCGACGCCCAGATCTTCGTCATCGACGTGGCCGGCGGGGACGACATCCCCCGCAAGGGCGGCCCCGGCGTCACCACCGCGGACCTCCTCGTCGTCAACAAGACCGATCTCGCCCCCCACGTCGGCTCCGACCTCGACCGGATGGCCCGCGACGCCGCCGCACAGCGCGGCGAACTCCCCGTCGCCTTCCAGTCGCTGCGCGGCCCCGAGGGCGTCGGCCCGGTGGCCGCCTGGGTGCGCGAGCGGATCGCGGCCTGGTCCTCGCGGTGA
- a CDS encoding lysophospholipid acyltransferase family protein, with translation MFYHLLKHVLLGPLLRLLFRPRIEGLENIPAEGAAIVAGNHLSFSDHFLMPAILKRRITFLAKAEYFTGPGIKGRLTAAFFRSAGQIPVDRSGKDAGQAALREGLAVLAKDELLGIYPEGTRSHDGRLYKGKVGVAAMALGARVPVVPCAMVGTFEIQPPGKKIPKIRRVTIRFGEPMDFSRYAGMEGERAVLRAVTDEIMYAILGLSGQEYVDRYAAEVKAEEEEQRKKARRTAR, from the coding sequence GTGTTCTACCACTTGCTCAAGCACGTGTTGCTCGGCCCCCTGCTGCGGCTGCTGTTCAGACCCCGGATCGAGGGTCTGGAGAACATCCCCGCCGAGGGCGCCGCCATCGTCGCGGGCAATCACCTGTCCTTCTCGGACCACTTCCTGATGCCCGCCATCCTCAAGCGGCGGATCACCTTCCTGGCCAAGGCCGAGTACTTCACCGGTCCCGGGATCAAGGGCCGGCTCACCGCCGCGTTCTTCCGCAGCGCCGGGCAGATCCCCGTGGACCGGTCCGGCAAGGACGCCGGGCAGGCCGCCCTGCGCGAGGGGCTGGCGGTACTGGCCAAGGACGAGCTGTTGGGCATCTACCCGGAGGGCACGCGCTCGCACGACGGCCGGCTCTACAAGGGCAAGGTGGGCGTGGCGGCGATGGCCCTGGGCGCCCGGGTGCCGGTGGTGCCCTGCGCGATGGTCGGCACCTTCGAGATCCAGCCGCCCGGGAAGAAGATCCCGAAGATCCGGCGGGTGACGATCCGCTTCGGCGAGCCGATGGACTTCTCCCGGTACGCCGGGATGGAGGGCGAACGCGCGGTCCTGCGGGCGGTCACCGACGAGATCATGTACGCGATCCTCGGGCTGTCCGGCCAGGAGTACGTCGACCGGTACGCGGCCGAGGTCAAGGCCGAGGAGGAGGAACAGCGGAAGAAGGCCCGGCGCACCGCGCGCTGA
- a CDS encoding urease subunit alpha: protein MAELSRQVYADLFGPTAGDRIRLADTDLFVEIEQDLSGGPGRAGDEAVFGGGKVIRESMGQARTTRAEGAPDTVITGVVVLDHWGIVKADLGIRDGRICGIGKAGNPDTMDGVDPALVIGPETEVIAGNGKIVTAGAIDAHVHFISPTVIEEALASGTTTLVGGGTGPAEGSKATTVTPGPWHLARMFAALEAYPVNIGLLGKGNTMSREGMHSQLRGGALGFKIHEDWGATPAVIDACLSVCEETGAQVAIHTDTLNEAGFVADTLAAIAGRTIHSYHTEGAGGGHAPDIITVVSEPNVLPSSTNPTRPHTVNTVEEHLDMLMVCHHLNPAVPEDLAFAESRIRPSTIAAEDVLHDLGAISIISSDSQAMGRVGEVVLRTWQTAHVMKKRRGFLPGDGPADNHRARRYVAKYTINPAVAQGLAREIGSVEIGKLADLVLWNPAFFGVKPELVIKGGQIAYAQMGDANASIPTPQPVLPRPMFGSHGRAPALNSLNFTAQAALDDGLPERLQLGKQFVAIEGTRKLSKADMRNNDAMPRVEVDADTFTVSIDGEAVEPAPAAELPMAQRYFLF from the coding sequence ATGGCTGAGCTCTCCCGCCAGGTGTACGCCGACCTCTTCGGGCCGACCGCAGGTGACCGGATCCGGCTCGCCGACACCGACCTCTTCGTCGAGATCGAGCAGGACCTCAGCGGCGGCCCCGGGCGGGCCGGCGACGAGGCCGTCTTCGGCGGCGGCAAGGTGATCCGCGAATCCATGGGGCAGGCCCGCACCACCCGGGCCGAGGGCGCTCCCGACACCGTGATCACCGGGGTCGTCGTCCTCGACCACTGGGGCATCGTCAAGGCCGACCTCGGCATCCGCGACGGCCGGATCTGCGGCATCGGCAAGGCCGGCAACCCCGACACCATGGACGGGGTCGACCCCGCACTGGTCATCGGCCCCGAGACCGAGGTCATCGCCGGCAACGGGAAGATCGTCACCGCCGGTGCCATCGACGCCCACGTGCACTTCATCTCCCCGACGGTCATCGAGGAGGCGCTCGCCTCCGGGACCACCACTCTCGTCGGCGGCGGGACCGGACCGGCCGAAGGGAGCAAGGCCACCACCGTCACCCCCGGGCCCTGGCACCTGGCCCGGATGTTCGCGGCCCTGGAGGCCTATCCGGTCAACATCGGCCTGCTCGGCAAGGGCAACACGATGTCCCGCGAGGGGATGCACTCCCAACTGCGCGGCGGCGCCCTCGGATTCAAGATCCACGAGGACTGGGGGGCCACCCCCGCCGTCATCGACGCCTGCCTCTCGGTGTGCGAGGAGACCGGCGCCCAGGTCGCCATCCACACCGACACGCTCAACGAAGCCGGTTTCGTCGCCGACACCCTCGCCGCCATCGCCGGACGGACCATCCACTCGTACCACACCGAGGGCGCCGGCGGCGGGCACGCACCCGACATCATCACCGTGGTCTCCGAGCCGAACGTCCTGCCCAGCTCCACCAACCCCACCCGGCCGCACACGGTCAACACCGTCGAGGAACACCTCGACATGCTGATGGTCTGCCACCACCTCAACCCGGCCGTCCCCGAGGACCTCGCCTTCGCCGAATCGCGGATCCGGCCCTCGACCATAGCGGCCGAGGACGTCCTCCACGACCTCGGAGCCATCTCCATCATCTCCTCCGACTCCCAGGCCATGGGCCGGGTCGGCGAGGTCGTGCTGCGCACCTGGCAGACCGCCCACGTGATGAAGAAGCGGCGCGGCTTCCTCCCCGGCGACGGACCCGCCGACAACCACCGGGCCCGCCGTTACGTCGCCAAGTACACGATCAACCCCGCAGTGGCCCAGGGACTCGCCCGCGAGATCGGCTCGGTCGAGATCGGCAAACTCGCGGACCTGGTGCTGTGGAACCCGGCCTTCTTCGGGGTCAAGCCCGAACTCGTCATCAAGGGCGGCCAGATCGCCTACGCGCAGATGGGCGACGCCAACGCCTCCATCCCCACCCCGCAGCCCGTCCTGCCCCGGCCCATGTTCGGCAGCCACGGTCGCGCGCCCGCCCTCAACTCCCTGAACTTCACCGCCCAGGCCGCGCTCGACGACGGACTGCCCGAACGGCTCCAGCTGGGCAAGCAGTTCGTGGCCATCGAGGGCACCCGCAAGCTGAGCAAGGCCGACATGCGCAACAACGACGCCATGCCGAGGGTCGAGGTCGACGCCGACACCTTCACGGTCTCCATCGACGGGGAAGCCGTGGAACCGGCACCCGCGGCGGAACTGCCCATGGCCCAGCGCTACTTCCTGTTCTGA